The following are encoded in a window of Etheostoma cragini isolate CJK2018 chromosome 7, CSU_Ecrag_1.0, whole genome shotgun sequence genomic DNA:
- the agap2 gene encoding arf-GAP with GTPase, ANK repeat and PH domain-containing protein 2 isoform X3 translates to MSGGGALQQRTTYLISLTLVKVEAVEENGGEAKNSSQGVEVEAGPGGKAREEAGARVEAEGEAPALAENGAGQQQRAEHAAVVVKSKKLTDELKDGERKPLSPMKDKLPSTVDVLSKGSEKPPCNLSIPLPAERAMIQKTKSAEIDSPRVEKTPSTPEAKQCKSPSLTTTPPTEVVEPSRTPTRTSLPIRPLGQRPVSLLKSHSNVATRGRDSREGRERSPTSAQSLDRKDCRIPTRSPGPCRASWAEASRPDGWRDLRDETQAGIPLEIGCSMVAVMRDNPRKERLKTGSASLPAPAPATQKPSRKGKSRTLDNSDLNSLSEDLGLAREAQQGQRGSAKDRKMLKFISGIFTKSSSGAAGSSSTAPPVYIQRDSSEEEVNIANSQEWTLSKSIPELRLGILGSPKSGKSALVNKYITGSYVALEKPEGGRYKKEVLVDGQSHLLLIREEAGPPDAQFSSWVDAVILVFSLENEGSFQELYQLYSQLGAQRTDIPVIVVGTQDKISSTNPRVIEDQRARQLCIDVRHSLFYETCATYGFNVDRVFSEAAQKIVAQKKQAALQACKSLPNSPSHSGGSTPGSASLPGQNRDSDKKSGDPKGDPSSLRGVPIKQSILWKRSGSSLNKEWKKKYVTLSNNGTLSYHSSSSDYTQNIHGKEIDLLRVTVKVPGKRPPRAVAPAGPSPVPPASAPGVNGLSKEPAAADSTSTVPQLCPATLSVVDDRSGGLSSQGGDRALQRCPSSLSTKAQSVDALEGAATGKDPSQSSPMTDRKKNRRKKSMNQKGDAAVGQAEAKRKMWKLKSFGSLRNINKTEEENADFIIVSFTGQTWHFEAPSLEDRDAWVSAIESQILASLQSCESGRNKARRSSQSEAVALQAIRNAKGNSLCVDCEAPNPTWASLNLGALICIECSGIHRNLGTHLSRVRSLDLDDWPGELTQVLAAIGNHMANSIWESCTQGRTKPTPTATREGRESWIRAKYEQRAFVPPLQPAPGPDDGMPTWLLSAVTERDLPRLLLLLAHSTKEQINAQPAGSSASPRSALHAACQLGDVVMTQLLIWYGIDVKAKDSQGQTAMKVARKTGSKGCIDILLQHGCPNETSPTTATPVLARRSSTASLGRTSSRKRVS, encoded by the exons ATGAGTGGAGGCGGCGCCCTGCAGCAACGCACCACCTACCTCATCTCCCTCACCCTGGTCAAGGTAGAGGCTGTGGAGGAGAATGGAGGGGAGGCCAAGAACAGCTCCcagggggtggaggtggaggccGGGCCCGGGGGAAAGGCGAGAGAAGAGGCCGGAGCAAGAGTGGAGGCTGAAGGTGAAGCTCCTGCACTGGCTGAGAATGGAGCTGGTCAACAACAAAGAGCTGAGCACGCTGCTGTTGTTGTGAAAAGCAAAAAGTTAACAGATGAACtcaaagatggagagagaaaaccCCTCAGCCCCATGAAGGATAAACTGCCTTCCACTGTTGATGTGCTGAGCAAAGGGAGTGAAAAGCCACCGTGCAACCTCTCAATCCCCTTACCTGCAGAGAGAGCGATGATTCAGAAGACAAAGTCTGCAGAGATCGACTCACCACGAGTCGAGAAGACGCCTTCCACCCCAGAGGCAAAGCAATGCAAGTCCCCATCACTGACCACAACACCACCAACAGAGGTGGTCGAACCTAGCCGCACCCCGACCAGGACCAGCCTCCCTATCCGTCCGCTGGGACAGCGTCCTGTGAGTCTGCTGAAGTCTCACAGCAATGTGGCCACCCGCGGTCGCGATTCCAGAGAAGGTAGAGAGCGCAGCCCCACCTCAGCACAGAGCCTGGACCGCAAGGACTGCCGCATCCCGACACGCTCACCAGGCCCCTGCAGGGCCTCATGGGCCGAGGCAAGCAGGCCTGACGGATGGAGGGACCTGCGGGATGAAACTCAAGCTGGAATACCTCTGGAGATTGGATGTAGCATGGTTGCAGTGATGAGAGACAACCCCAGGAAGGAGAGACTGAAGACAGGTTCGGCCTCCCTACCTGCACCTGCACCAGCTACCCAAAAGCCTTCACGCAAAGGTAAAAGCCGCACGCTGGATAACAGTGACCTGAACAGTCTCTCTGAAGACCTGGGGCTGGCCCGGGAGGCCCAGCAAGGCCAACGGGGCTCCGCTAAAGACAGGAAGATGCTCAAGTTCATCAGTGGCATTTTCACAAAGAGCAGCTCGGGGGCAGCGGGGTCATCCTCCACAGCGCCCCCTGTCTACATACAGAGAGACTCCAGTGAGGAAGAAG TAAATATTGCCAACAGCCAGGAGTGGACCCTGAGCAAATCCATCCCAGAGCTCAGACTG GGCATTCTGGGAAGTCCAAAAAGCGGCAAGTCAGCACTGGTGAACAAATACATCACGGGCAGCTATGTTGCACTTGAGAAGCCTGAGG GTGGGAGGTATAAAAAGGAAGTGCTGGTGGATGGACAGAGTCATTTGTTGCTGATCCGGGAGGAAGCTGGACCGCCAGATgcacag tTCAGCAGCTGGGTGGACGCAGTGATCCTGGTCTTTAGTCTGGAGAACGAGGGCAGCTTCCAGGAGCTCTACCAGCTCTACAGTCAGCTGGGTGCACAGCGCACGGACATCCCGGTCATCGTGGTCGGCACCCAAG ATAAAATCAGCAGCACCAACCCTCGAGTGATTGAGGATCAGCGAGCCAGACAGCTGTGCATCGACGTGCGTCACTCGCTGTTTTACGAGACCTGCGCAACCTACGGGTTCAACGTCGATCGGGTGTTTTCAGAGG CTGCCCAGAAGATTGTAGCTCAGAAGAAGCAGGCGGCGCTGCAGGCCTGCAAGTCTCTTCCCAACTCCCCCAGTCACTCTGGAGGCTCCACACCTGGATCAGCATCGCTCCCCGGCCAG AACCGGGACTCAGATAAGAAGTCCGGTGACCCTAAAGGAGACCCAAGCAGCCTGCGAGGCGTTCCCATCAAACAG aGCATCCTTTGGAAGAGAAGCGGCAGCTCTCTGAATAAGGAGTGGAAGAAGAAATACGTCACCCTGTCCAACAATGGCACGCTGTCCTACCACTCCAGCTCCAGT GACTACACACAGAACATCCATGGGAAGGAAATCGACCTGCTGCGTGTGACAGTCAAAGTTCCCGGGAAACGACCCCCGAGGGCCGTGGCTCCTGCGGGACCCTCCCCTGTCCCCCCCGCCTCTGCACCTGGAGTCAACGGGCTGAGTAAGGAGCCGGCAGCCGCCGACAGCACCAGTACAG TTCCTCAGCTGTGTCCAGCCACCCTGTCTGTGGTTGATGATCGGTCAGGTGGTCTGTCTTCTCAAGGAGGAGACCGAGCACTCCAACGCTGCCCCTCCTCATTGTCCACCAAAGCACAAAGTGTTG ATGCCCTTGAAGGAGCAGCCACTGGAAAAGATCCCAGCCAATCATCTCCCATGACCGACAGGAAGAAGAACCGGAGGAAGAAGAGCATGAATCAGAAAGGAGATGCAGCCGTTGGTCAGGCTGAAG CCAAACGCAAAATGTGGAAGTTAAAAAGCTTTGGTAGCCTGAGAAACATTAATAAGACAG AGGAAGAGAATGCAGACTTCATCATAGTGTCGTTCACGGGGCAGACGTGGCACTTTGAGGCTCCGAGCCTGGAGGACCGGGACGCGTGGGTGTCGGCTATAGAGAGCCAGATCCTGGCCAGCCTGCAGTCCTGTGAGAGCGGCAGAAACAAG GCTCGGAGGAGCAGCCAGAGCGAGGCTGTAGCGCTGCAGGCCATCCGCAACGCCAAGGGCAACAGTCTGTGTGTCGACTGTGAAGCACCAA ATCCCACCTGGGCCAGCCTCAACCTGGGCGCGCTGATCTGCATCGAGTGCTCTGGGATCCATCGAAACCTGGGGACTCACCTGTCCCGCGTGCGCTCGCTGGACCTGGACGACTGGCCCGGAGAGCTCACGCAGGTCCTGGCTGCCATCGGAAACCACATGGCCAACAGCATCTGGGAGAGCTGCACCCAGGGCCGGACCAAACCCACGCCCACGGCCACGCG TGAGGGAAGAGAGTCGTGGATCCGGGCGAAGTACGAACAACGGGCGTTTGTGCCGCCTCTTCAGCCGGCCCCGGGTCCAGACGACGGCATGCCGACGTGGCTGCTGTCTGCGGTGACAGAGAGGGATCTGCCCAGACTGCTGCTCCTCCTGGCCCACAGCACCAAGGAACAGATCAACGCTCAACCGGCCGGGTCCAGCGCATCGCCTCGCTCGGCCCTGCACGCCGCCTGTCAGCTGGGCGATGTAGTCATGACCCAGCTGCTCATCTGG TACGGCATCGACGTGAAAGCAAAAGATAGCCAAGGCCAAACAGCCATGAAGGTGGCCAGAAAAACAGGGAGCAAAGGCTGCATTGATATTTTGCTTCAACACGGCTGTCCCAACGAGACGTCCCCCACCACTGCCACACCTGTCCTGGCCCGCCGGTCCAGCACCGCCAGCCTGGGCCGAACCAGTTCCAGGAAACGGGTGTCATAG
- the agap2 gene encoding arf-GAP with GTPase, ANK repeat and PH domain-containing protein 2 isoform X2 has product MSGGGALQQRTTYLISLTLVKVEAVEENGGEAKNSSQGVEVEAGPGGKAREEAGARVEAEGEAPALAENGAGQQQRAEHAAVVVKSKKLTDELKDGERKPLSPMKDKLPSTVDVLSKGSEKPPCNLSIPLPAERAMIQKTKSAEIDSPRVEKTPSTPEAKQCKSPSLTTTPPTEVVEPSRTPTRTSLPIRPLGQRPVSLLKSHSNVATRGRDSREGRERSPTSAQSLDRKDCRIPTRSPGPCRASWAEASRPDGWRDLRDETQAGIPLEIGCSMVAVMRDNPRKERLKTGSASLPAPAPATQKPSRKGKSRTLDNSDLNSLSEDLGLAREAQQGQRGSAKDRKMLKFISGIFTKSSSGAAGSSSTAPPVYIQRDSSEEEVNIANSQEWTLSKSIPELRLGILGSPKSGKSALVNKYITGSYVALEKPEGGRYKKEVLVDGQSHLLLIREEAGPPDAQFSSWVDAVILVFSLENEGSFQELYQLYSQLGAQRTDIPVIVVGTQDKISSTNPRVIEDQRARQLCIDVRHSLFYETCATYGFNVDRVFSEAAQKIVAQKKQAALQACKSLPNSPSHSGGSTPGSASLPGQASNGPSCGYAYSLPSTPVIGHRDLRVAQGEGGGSVPSRPLRGIPRRPSLFKNRDSDKKSGDPKGDPSSLRGVPIKQSILWKRSGSSLNKEWKKKYVTLSNNGTLSYHSSSSDYTQNIHGKEIDLLRVTVKVPGKRPPRAVAPAGPSPVPPASAPGVNGLSKEPAAADSTSTVPQLCPATLSVVDDRSGGLSSQGGDRALQRCPSSLSTKAQSVDALEGAATGKDPSQSSPMTDRKKNRRKKSMNQKGDAAVGQAEEEENADFIIVSFTGQTWHFEAPSLEDRDAWVSAIESQILASLQSCESGRNKARRSSQSEAVALQAIRNAKGNSLCVDCEAPNPTWASLNLGALICIECSGIHRNLGTHLSRVRSLDLDDWPGELTQVLAAIGNHMANSIWESCTQGRTKPTPTATREGRESWIRAKYEQRAFVPPLQPAPGPDDGMPTWLLSAVTERDLPRLLLLLAHSTKEQINAQPAGSSASPRSALHAACQLGDVVMTQLLIWYGIDVKAKDSQGQTAMKVARKTGSKGCIDILLQHGCPNETSPTTATPVLARRSSTASLGRTSSRKRVS; this is encoded by the exons ATGAGTGGAGGCGGCGCCCTGCAGCAACGCACCACCTACCTCATCTCCCTCACCCTGGTCAAGGTAGAGGCTGTGGAGGAGAATGGAGGGGAGGCCAAGAACAGCTCCcagggggtggaggtggaggccGGGCCCGGGGGAAAGGCGAGAGAAGAGGCCGGAGCAAGAGTGGAGGCTGAAGGTGAAGCTCCTGCACTGGCTGAGAATGGAGCTGGTCAACAACAAAGAGCTGAGCACGCTGCTGTTGTTGTGAAAAGCAAAAAGTTAACAGATGAACtcaaagatggagagagaaaaccCCTCAGCCCCATGAAGGATAAACTGCCTTCCACTGTTGATGTGCTGAGCAAAGGGAGTGAAAAGCCACCGTGCAACCTCTCAATCCCCTTACCTGCAGAGAGAGCGATGATTCAGAAGACAAAGTCTGCAGAGATCGACTCACCACGAGTCGAGAAGACGCCTTCCACCCCAGAGGCAAAGCAATGCAAGTCCCCATCACTGACCACAACACCACCAACAGAGGTGGTCGAACCTAGCCGCACCCCGACCAGGACCAGCCTCCCTATCCGTCCGCTGGGACAGCGTCCTGTGAGTCTGCTGAAGTCTCACAGCAATGTGGCCACCCGCGGTCGCGATTCCAGAGAAGGTAGAGAGCGCAGCCCCACCTCAGCACAGAGCCTGGACCGCAAGGACTGCCGCATCCCGACACGCTCACCAGGCCCCTGCAGGGCCTCATGGGCCGAGGCAAGCAGGCCTGACGGATGGAGGGACCTGCGGGATGAAACTCAAGCTGGAATACCTCTGGAGATTGGATGTAGCATGGTTGCAGTGATGAGAGACAACCCCAGGAAGGAGAGACTGAAGACAGGTTCGGCCTCCCTACCTGCACCTGCACCAGCTACCCAAAAGCCTTCACGCAAAGGTAAAAGCCGCACGCTGGATAACAGTGACCTGAACAGTCTCTCTGAAGACCTGGGGCTGGCCCGGGAGGCCCAGCAAGGCCAACGGGGCTCCGCTAAAGACAGGAAGATGCTCAAGTTCATCAGTGGCATTTTCACAAAGAGCAGCTCGGGGGCAGCGGGGTCATCCTCCACAGCGCCCCCTGTCTACATACAGAGAGACTCCAGTGAGGAAGAAG TAAATATTGCCAACAGCCAGGAGTGGACCCTGAGCAAATCCATCCCAGAGCTCAGACTG GGCATTCTGGGAAGTCCAAAAAGCGGCAAGTCAGCACTGGTGAACAAATACATCACGGGCAGCTATGTTGCACTTGAGAAGCCTGAGG GTGGGAGGTATAAAAAGGAAGTGCTGGTGGATGGACAGAGTCATTTGTTGCTGATCCGGGAGGAAGCTGGACCGCCAGATgcacag tTCAGCAGCTGGGTGGACGCAGTGATCCTGGTCTTTAGTCTGGAGAACGAGGGCAGCTTCCAGGAGCTCTACCAGCTCTACAGTCAGCTGGGTGCACAGCGCACGGACATCCCGGTCATCGTGGTCGGCACCCAAG ATAAAATCAGCAGCACCAACCCTCGAGTGATTGAGGATCAGCGAGCCAGACAGCTGTGCATCGACGTGCGTCACTCGCTGTTTTACGAGACCTGCGCAACCTACGGGTTCAACGTCGATCGGGTGTTTTCAGAGG CTGCCCAGAAGATTGTAGCTCAGAAGAAGCAGGCGGCGCTGCAGGCCTGCAAGTCTCTTCCCAACTCCCCCAGTCACTCTGGAGGCTCCACACCTGGATCAGCATCGCTCCCCGGCCAG GCCAGTAATGGCCCGAGTTGTGGCTACGCCTACTCCCTGCCCTCCACCCCTGTGATTGGTCATCGAGATCTGCGGGTTGCACAGGGAGAGGGCGGAGGCAGTGTCCCGTCCCGTCCGCTGAGGGGCATCCCCAGACGGCCCTCCCTCTTCAAG AACCGGGACTCAGATAAGAAGTCCGGTGACCCTAAAGGAGACCCAAGCAGCCTGCGAGGCGTTCCCATCAAACAG aGCATCCTTTGGAAGAGAAGCGGCAGCTCTCTGAATAAGGAGTGGAAGAAGAAATACGTCACCCTGTCCAACAATGGCACGCTGTCCTACCACTCCAGCTCCAGT GACTACACACAGAACATCCATGGGAAGGAAATCGACCTGCTGCGTGTGACAGTCAAAGTTCCCGGGAAACGACCCCCGAGGGCCGTGGCTCCTGCGGGACCCTCCCCTGTCCCCCCCGCCTCTGCACCTGGAGTCAACGGGCTGAGTAAGGAGCCGGCAGCCGCCGACAGCACCAGTACAG TTCCTCAGCTGTGTCCAGCCACCCTGTCTGTGGTTGATGATCGGTCAGGTGGTCTGTCTTCTCAAGGAGGAGACCGAGCACTCCAACGCTGCCCCTCCTCATTGTCCACCAAAGCACAAAGTGTTG ATGCCCTTGAAGGAGCAGCCACTGGAAAAGATCCCAGCCAATCATCTCCCATGACCGACAGGAAGAAGAACCGGAGGAAGAAGAGCATGAATCAGAAAGGAGATGCAGCCGTTGGTCAGGCTGAAG AGGAAGAGAATGCAGACTTCATCATAGTGTCGTTCACGGGGCAGACGTGGCACTTTGAGGCTCCGAGCCTGGAGGACCGGGACGCGTGGGTGTCGGCTATAGAGAGCCAGATCCTGGCCAGCCTGCAGTCCTGTGAGAGCGGCAGAAACAAG GCTCGGAGGAGCAGCCAGAGCGAGGCTGTAGCGCTGCAGGCCATCCGCAACGCCAAGGGCAACAGTCTGTGTGTCGACTGTGAAGCACCAA ATCCCACCTGGGCCAGCCTCAACCTGGGCGCGCTGATCTGCATCGAGTGCTCTGGGATCCATCGAAACCTGGGGACTCACCTGTCCCGCGTGCGCTCGCTGGACCTGGACGACTGGCCCGGAGAGCTCACGCAGGTCCTGGCTGCCATCGGAAACCACATGGCCAACAGCATCTGGGAGAGCTGCACCCAGGGCCGGACCAAACCCACGCCCACGGCCACGCG TGAGGGAAGAGAGTCGTGGATCCGGGCGAAGTACGAACAACGGGCGTTTGTGCCGCCTCTTCAGCCGGCCCCGGGTCCAGACGACGGCATGCCGACGTGGCTGCTGTCTGCGGTGACAGAGAGGGATCTGCCCAGACTGCTGCTCCTCCTGGCCCACAGCACCAAGGAACAGATCAACGCTCAACCGGCCGGGTCCAGCGCATCGCCTCGCTCGGCCCTGCACGCCGCCTGTCAGCTGGGCGATGTAGTCATGACCCAGCTGCTCATCTGG TACGGCATCGACGTGAAAGCAAAAGATAGCCAAGGCCAAACAGCCATGAAGGTGGCCAGAAAAACAGGGAGCAAAGGCTGCATTGATATTTTGCTTCAACACGGCTGTCCCAACGAGACGTCCCCCACCACTGCCACACCTGTCCTGGCCCGCCGGTCCAGCACCGCCAGCCTGGGCCGAACCAGTTCCAGGAAACGGGTGTCATAG